The following proteins come from a genomic window of Polaribacter dokdonensis:
- a CDS encoding S41 family peptidase yields MKKIILLFSLILTYTSFSQGTRLLRQPTLSNNQVVFVHAADLWKAPINGGNAIRLTSDEGYESSPKFSKDGQWIAFTAQYDGNIDVYVVSINGGEPKRLTYHSASDIVQGWTPDGKILFRSNREGRPTQTNKFFTISTKGGLPEAFDIPRAAFGEISEDNKYIAYTPITSWDAEWRNYRGGQAMPIWIVNLKTKELIKTPQLDGERHVNPVWFNGDVYYISERDYTANIWSYNIKTKQETQVTFHKKFDVKNLDANQNGIVYEQAGFLHMLNPTTKKSNQIVINVKGDLNYSRTRWMNVSGRNLTNPNVSPKGKRAIFEYRGEIFTIPKENGTWRNLTNSSGVADRSPIWSPKGDKVAWFSDKNGEYELVLSDQTGANQEFIKLPNPTFYFQPDWSPDGKHIAYTDTNFVIWIINLDTKNIVKADADGFAHPNRTMNPKFSPDSDWIVYVKQNDNSFKSVYAYQLSTKKIVQITDRIADAISPVWDASGKYIYTLASTDYGLQTGWLDMSSYDPSVTRTLYSIVLNSTDKAPNLPKTDEEEKPKSKSDDSKKKEDKKENSKKTIIDENGIFDRAVALDLPASNYVGLLKGPKNKVFIAESKPNTRGLTLHSFDVAKEKATVFATGVSSMTASSDASSILLSKGSSWSLNKATAAKAGKESLKTNLKIKVDPKAEAHQIFKEGWRFMRDFLYVDNVHGAPWNDIYKWYSPWINDVRHRTDLNYVVDIMSGEVAIGHSYVSGGDLPNVNRVAVGLLGADLEKHKGYYRFKKIYKGERWNPNIFAPLGLPGINVNKGDYLVAINGVDLTSEMNPYQLLEQTAGREIYIKVNDKPSLKDAKSILITPTASERGLRNIDWVESNRRKVDELSNGKLAYVYVPNTSNPGFTSFNRYYFSQQDKKGVVIDERNNGGGSAADYMIDIMSREVVGYFNSKSESRKPWTTPMAGIWGPKVMIINERAGSGGDLLPYMFKVKNLGTLVGTRTWGGLVGTWDTPRFIDGGRMIAPRGGFYDVDGNWAVEAEGVAPDIEVHQTPKEVLSGKDPQLERAVAEALRLLKGNEFILKPEPKAPIRSKRPKGYQKDN; encoded by the coding sequence ATGAAAAAAATAATTCTTCTTTTTTCGTTAATTCTTACCTATACAAGTTTTTCTCAAGGAACAAGATTATTAAGACAACCTACATTATCTAATAATCAAGTAGTTTTTGTGCATGCTGCAGATTTATGGAAAGCACCAATAAATGGTGGTAATGCTATAAGACTTACAAGTGATGAAGGCTATGAATCTAGCCCAAAGTTTTCTAAAGATGGGCAATGGATTGCTTTTACAGCTCAATATGATGGAAATATTGATGTCTATGTAGTTTCAATTAACGGTGGTGAACCTAAAAGACTAACCTATCACTCAGCTTCAGACATTGTACAAGGTTGGACACCTGATGGTAAAATCTTATTTAGATCTAACAGAGAAGGCAGACCTACACAAACCAATAAATTCTTTACCATTTCAACAAAAGGTGGCTTACCTGAAGCTTTTGATATTCCAAGAGCAGCCTTTGGTGAAATTTCTGAAGACAATAAATATATTGCCTACACTCCTATTACCAGTTGGGATGCTGAATGGAGAAATTATAGAGGAGGACAAGCAATGCCTATTTGGATTGTAAACCTTAAAACTAAAGAATTAATTAAAACACCACAATTAGATGGTGAAAGACATGTAAACCCTGTTTGGTTTAATGGTGATGTATATTACATTTCAGAAAGAGATTATACAGCCAATATTTGGTCTTACAATATTAAAACAAAGCAAGAAACACAAGTTACTTTTCATAAAAAGTTTGATGTTAAAAATCTTGATGCCAATCAAAATGGAATTGTATATGAACAAGCAGGCTTTTTACATATGCTAAATCCTACAACTAAAAAAAGCAATCAAATTGTTATTAATGTAAAAGGAGATTTAAATTACTCTAGAACAAGATGGATGAATGTTTCTGGCAGAAACTTAACCAATCCAAATGTATCTCCTAAAGGTAAAAGAGCCATTTTTGAATATCGAGGAGAAATTTTTACCATACCTAAAGAAAATGGTACTTGGAGAAATTTAACCAATTCATCAGGAGTTGCAGATCGTTCTCCTATTTGGTCTCCAAAAGGAGATAAAGTAGCTTGGTTTTCTGATAAAAATGGAGAGTATGAATTAGTGCTCTCAGATCAAACTGGAGCTAATCAAGAGTTTATAAAATTACCAAATCCTACTTTTTATTTTCAACCTGATTGGTCTCCAGATGGAAAACATATTGCTTACACAGACACCAATTTTGTAATTTGGATTATTAATTTAGACACTAAAAACATTGTTAAAGCAGATGCTGATGGTTTTGCACATCCAAACAGAACAATGAATCCTAAATTTTCTCCTGATAGTGATTGGATTGTCTATGTAAAACAAAATGATAATAGTTTTAAATCTGTTTATGCATATCAATTAAGTACTAAAAAAATTGTACAAATCACAGATAGAATTGCAGATGCTATTTCTCCTGTTTGGGATGCTTCAGGTAAATATATATATACTTTAGCAAGTACAGATTATGGCTTACAAACTGGTTGGCTAGACATGTCTTCTTACGATCCTAGTGTAACTAGAACTTTATATTCTATTGTACTAAATTCAACTGATAAAGCTCCTAATCTACCAAAAACAGACGAAGAAGAAAAACCTAAATCAAAGTCTGATGATTCAAAAAAGAAAGAAGACAAAAAAGAGAATAGCAAAAAAACGATTATAGATGAAAATGGTATTTTTGATAGAGCTGTGGCTTTAGATTTACCTGCCAGCAATTACGTTGGTTTATTAAAAGGACCAAAAAACAAAGTTTTTATTGCTGAATCAAAACCGAATACTAGAGGATTAACCCTACATAGTTTTGATGTTGCAAAAGAAAAAGCAACTGTGTTTGCTACAGGTGTTTCCTCTATGACAGCCTCTAGTGATGCTAGTTCTATTTTATTATCTAAAGGTAGTAGCTGGAGTTTAAACAAAGCTACTGCTGCAAAAGCAGGTAAAGAGAGCTTAAAAACTAACTTAAAAATTAAAGTAGATCCTAAAGCAGAAGCGCATCAAATCTTTAAAGAAGGATGGCGATTTATGAGAGATTTTCTTTATGTAGATAATGTTCATGGTGCTCCTTGGAATGATATTTACAAATGGTATTCTCCATGGATAAATGATGTTAGACACAGAACAGATTTAAATTATGTAGTAGATATAATGAGTGGTGAGGTTGCTATTGGGCATTCTTATGTTTCTGGTGGAGATTTACCAAATGTAAATAGAGTTGCTGTAGGATTATTAGGTGCAGATTTAGAAAAGCATAAAGGTTACTATAGATTCAAGAAAATTTATAAAGGCGAACGTTGGAACCCAAATATTTTTGCTCCATTAGGTTTACCAGGAATCAATGTAAACAAAGGTGATTATTTAGTAGCTATAAATGGCGTAGATTTAACTTCAGAAATGAATCCTTATCAATTATTAGAACAAACTGCTGGTAGAGAAATTTACATTAAAGTAAATGATAAACCATCTCTAAAAGATGCAAAGTCAATTTTAATAACACCAACAGCAAGTGAGAGAGGTTTAAGAAATATTGATTGGGTAGAAAGTAATCGTAGAAAAGTTGATGAATTATCAAATGGAAAATTAGCTTACGTTTATGTTCCAAATACTAGCAACCCTGGTTTTACATCTTTTAATAGATACTACTTTTCTCAACAGGATAAAAAAGGAGTTGTAATTGATGAAAGAAATAATGGTGGTGGTTCTGCAGCTGATTATATGATAGACATAATGTCTAGAGAAGTTGTTGGTTATTTTAACAGCAAATCAGAAAGCAGAAAACCTTGGACAACACCAATGGCTGGAATTTGGGGGCCAAAAGTGATGATTATCAATGAAAGAGCTGGTTCTGGAGGAGATTTGTTACCTTATATGTTTAAAGTAAAAAACTTAGGAACTCTAGTTGGAACAAGAACTTGGGGTGGTTTAGTTGGTACTTGGGACACTCCAAGATTCATAGATGGAGGAAGAATGATTGCACCAAGAGGTGGTTTTTACGATGTTGATGGTAATTGGGCTGTTGAAGCTGAAGGTGTAGCTCCAGATATTGAAGTACATCAAACACCAAAAGAAGTTTTATCTGGTAAAGATCCTCAATTAGAAAGAGCAGTTGCAGAAGCTTTACGTTTATTAAAAGGCAATGAATTTATTTTAAAACCAGAACCAAAAGCTCCAATTCGTTCTAAAAGACCTAAAGGATATCAAAAAGACAACTAA
- a CDS encoding RluA family pseudouridine synthase, whose product MKVIESHIALELEKPVRFQEYGVGIFNTIPTKSGIKKAIKKKLILIDDELATTSKYISGGEKIALLENEEIESFTRLKLDLEVLYEDDYLAIIYKPSGILVSGNKFVTIANALAQNLKKSNQIDAVKPQPVHRLDYPTSGLLLVGKTSTAIQKLSELFQKKEIQKTYFAISIGKMCSGGVINLKIDNKHASTNFEVLQSVKSERFEFLNLVELSPKTGRKHQIRKHLAKIGHQILGDKIYGINSLKLKGNGLYLHAATISFLHPLTKEKISVSKEIPKKFLKIFPDIKIF is encoded by the coding sequence TTGAAAGTTATAGAAAGTCATATTGCTTTAGAATTAGAAAAACCAGTTCGTTTTCAAGAATATGGAGTGGGTATTTTTAATACAATACCTACTAAATCTGGGATTAAAAAAGCTATTAAAAAAAAACTAATTTTAATTGATGATGAACTTGCTACCACTTCTAAATATATTTCAGGAGGAGAAAAGATTGCTTTATTAGAAAATGAAGAAATAGAATCATTCACAAGATTAAAATTAGATTTAGAAGTATTGTATGAAGATGATTACTTAGCCATAATTTACAAACCTTCAGGCATTTTAGTAAGTGGCAACAAGTTTGTAACTATTGCAAATGCATTAGCTCAAAATCTAAAAAAAAGCAATCAAATAGATGCTGTAAAACCTCAACCTGTGCATAGGTTAGATTACCCAACTTCTGGATTATTGTTAGTAGGAAAAACAAGCACTGCCATTCAAAAACTAAGTGAGTTGTTTCAAAAAAAAGAAATTCAAAAAACATATTTTGCAATCTCAATAGGAAAAATGTGTTCTGGAGGTGTTATCAATTTAAAGATTGACAATAAACATGCATCTACTAATTTTGAAGTTTTACAATCTGTAAAATCTGAGCGTTTTGAGTTTTTGAATTTGGTAGAATTATCGCCTAAAACAGGTAGAAAACATCAAATAAGAAAACATTTAGCTAAAATTGGTCATCAAATATTAGGAGATAAAATCTATGGAATAAATTCCTTAAAACTAAAAGGAAATGGCTTGTATTTACACGCAGCTACAATTTCATTTCTACATCCTCTTACAAAAGAAAAAATTTCTGTTTCAAAAGAAATCCCTAAAAAATTTCTTAAAATTTTTCCAGATATAAAGATTTTTTAA
- a CDS encoding DUF1272 domain-containing protein, which produces MLEIRPNCEHCNKDLPNTSTEAMICSFECTYCKTCAIEIFENVCPSCSGNFTKRPIRPSKMIEKYPASKKRVYQPKDVTLSKINSEKLKNILPENR; this is translated from the coding sequence ATGTTAGAAATTAGACCTAATTGTGAACATTGCAACAAAGATTTGCCTAACACATCAACTGAAGCTATGATTTGCTCTTTTGAATGTACCTATTGTAAGACTTGTGCTATAGAAATTTTCGAAAACGTTTGCCCAAGTTGTAGTGGTAATTTCACTAAAAGACCAATTAGACCCTCAAAAATGATTGAGAAATATCCAGCATCAAAAAAGAGAGTTTATCAACCTAAAGATGTAACTCTTTCTAAAATAAATTCAGAAAAGTTGAAAAACATTTTACCAGAAAACAGATGA